From one Rhizobium sp. CIAT894 genomic stretch:
- a CDS encoding LLM class flavin-dependent oxidoreductase, translated as MELGLYTFADVNPNPSRSKGAEGAERLKHLIEEIELADQVGLDVFGLGEHHRPDYAASAPAVALAAAAVKTKNIRLTSAVTVLSSDDPVRVFQQFSTLDLISNGRAEIMAGRGSFIESFPLFGYNLEDYDQLFEEKLDLLLALRDSEVVEWKGELRAPINGRGVYPRPLQDPLPLWIAVGGTPQSVARAGALGLPVALAIIGGEPRRFAPLFDLYREAARRAGQDQAKLKTSINVHGFIADTAQAAADQFYGPQAEVMNRIGRERGWGPTSRAHFDMSRGPNGALFLGDPEVVAEKIIAHHALFKNDRFLLQMAIGLMPHDQIMRGIELYGTKVAPLVRKALTEKGEGVKASA; from the coding sequence ATGGAACTCGGGCTTTATACCTTCGCGGACGTCAATCCCAATCCCTCCCGCAGCAAGGGAGCGGAAGGGGCCGAGCGGCTCAAGCATTTGATCGAGGAGATCGAGCTTGCCGATCAGGTGGGGCTCGATGTCTTCGGGCTCGGCGAACATCATCGGCCGGATTATGCGGCGTCGGCGCCCGCCGTCGCGTTGGCGGCCGCCGCCGTCAAGACGAAAAACATAAGGTTGACCAGCGCCGTCACCGTGCTGTCCTCCGATGACCCCGTGCGTGTCTTTCAGCAGTTTTCGACACTCGACCTGATTTCCAACGGCCGGGCCGAGATCATGGCGGGGCGCGGCTCGTTCATCGAGTCCTTCCCGCTGTTCGGCTATAACCTCGAAGATTACGACCAGCTTTTCGAGGAGAAGCTCGATCTGCTGCTGGCGTTGCGCGATAGTGAGGTCGTGGAGTGGAAGGGCGAGCTGCGCGCGCCGATCAACGGTCGCGGCGTCTATCCCAGGCCGCTACAGGATCCGTTGCCGCTCTGGATCGCCGTCGGCGGCACGCCGCAGTCGGTGGCGCGTGCCGGCGCGCTCGGCCTGCCGGTGGCGCTGGCGATCATCGGCGGCGAGCCGCGCCGTTTCGCGCCGCTCTTCGATCTCTATCGCGAGGCGGCGCGCCGGGCAGGGCAGGATCAGGCGAAGCTGAAGACCAGCATCAACGTCCACGGCTTCATCGCCGACACGGCGCAAGCGGCGGCCGACCAATTCTACGGACCGCAGGCCGAGGTGATGAACCGCATCGGCCGCGAGCGCGGCTGGGGGCCGACCAGCCGGGCGCATTTCGACATGTCGCGCGGACCGAACGGCGCGCTCTTCCTCGGCGATCCCGAGGTGGTGGCCGAAAAGATCATCGCCCATCACGCGCTGTTCAAGAACGACCGCTTCCTGCTGCAGATGGCGATCGGCCTGATGCCGCATGATCAGATCATGCGCGGCATCGAGCTCTACGGAACGAAAGTGGCGCCGCTCGTCAGAAAGGCGTTGACTGAAAAGGGCGAAGGGGTGAAAGCCTCAGCCTGA
- a CDS encoding GIY-YIG nuclease family protein, whose protein sequence is MKGYVYILASGRNGTLYTGVTRDLAGRLYEHQNELTPGFTSKYGVKTLVWFEEHDLLTTAITREKTIKKWPRQWKLNLIERENPEWEDISFHLLGL, encoded by the coding sequence ATGAAAGGGTACGTTTACATCCTCGCGTCCGGACGCAACGGCACGCTCTATACCGGTGTGACGCGAGATCTTGCCGGGCGACTATACGAGCACCAGAATGAACTGACGCCAGGCTTTACGTCGAAGTATGGAGTCAAGACGCTGGTCTGGTTCGAAGAGCATGACTTGCTGACGACCGCGATCACGCGGGAGAAGACGATCAAGAAGTGGCCACGGCAATGGAAGCTCAATTTGATCGAGCGGGAAAATCCTGAGTGGGAGGATATTTCGTTTCATCTGCTGGGGCTGTGA
- a CDS encoding SRPBCC family protein, translated as MTASTQHELTLVREFDASCEKIYKAWTDPDLLKQWFVPRPWSVVEATLDVRPGGSNVIVMADPEGNQYPNRGVYLEVIENEKIVFTDAYSSAWVPAEKPFFTGIILLEDLGNDRTKYTAKALHWRAEDKEAHEKMGFHEGWGKAADQLAELLAKI; from the coding sequence ATGACCGCCAGCACGCAGCATGAACTTACCCTCGTTCGTGAATTCGACGCCTCGTGCGAGAAGATCTACAAGGCATGGACCGATCCCGACCTCTTGAAGCAGTGGTTCGTGCCGCGCCCCTGGAGTGTTGTGGAGGCGACGCTCGACGTCCGCCCCGGCGGCTCCAACGTCATCGTCATGGCCGATCCTGAGGGCAATCAGTACCCGAACCGAGGCGTCTATCTGGAGGTCATCGAGAACGAGAAGATCGTCTTCACCGATGCCTATAGTAGCGCCTGGGTGCCTGCCGAAAAACCCTTTTTTACGGGTATCATCCTGCTCGAGGACCTCGGCAACGACAGGACGAAATATACGGCCAAGGCGCTGCACTGGCGCGCCGAGGACAAGGAAGCTCATGAGAAGATGGGTTTCCATGAAGGATGGGGCAAGGCCGCCGACCAGTTGGCGGAATTGCTGGCGAAGATCTAA